A portion of the Clostridium gelidum genome contains these proteins:
- a CDS encoding cadherin-like beta sandwich domain-containing protein, producing the protein MNKKIKRIISLTLAIGTFSVIAPASNLDLFATKAYAYNTSDDVAFLKDIDVNHGSLNFSKTRTSYDIKLNSDVETIDITANPDKSTYDVTIDGEKKTGQWTKTIKLDKGRNKIAIRSEDSGENGPITYYVNVYRGGSTSTSSSDDDEVYIDNITLSDGDISFSRTKKSYDINVAQSVSEIRIKADPENEDDDVVTINGVTVDGEDKYRKTVALSSGKNVVTIVVEDHDGENGNKETYTLNIYRGGSVATTTTTGEIDDNQDSIYLDDIVIEDGTVPISFRPRVTSYAVDVKKDWENVIIKAVPQDDDRIVRVNGSKLSYDGKFRTQLALKEGKNVFEVKVTNEDEYDSKDDSSDAVKYKQRTYTLTVYRGTSQGTATGITSTNTANNNTNVNANIKVSQWVSNNGKWQYNDALGNSLKNMWFLDKSTSYWYYLDANGDMKTGWIQDGSGNYYYLYPNGAMASNTTIDGYKLGSNGAWSK; encoded by the coding sequence ATGAATAAAAAAATTAAACGTATAATTTCACTTACACTTGCTATTGGTACTTTTTCAGTAATTGCACCTGCAAGTAACTTAGATTTATTTGCTACAAAGGCTTATGCTTATAATACAAGTGATGATGTTGCCTTTTTAAAGGATATTGATGTAAATCATGGAAGCCTTAATTTTTCAAAAACAAGAACTTCTTATGATATAAAACTTAATAGTGATGTTGAAACGATAGATATCACAGCTAATCCAGATAAAAGTACTTATGATGTTACAATTGATGGAGAAAAAAAGACAGGTCAATGGACAAAAACTATTAAACTAGATAAAGGTAGAAATAAAATTGCAATAAGGTCTGAGGATTCAGGTGAAAACGGTCCGATAACATACTATGTTAATGTGTATAGAGGAGGAAGTACATCAACAAGTTCAAGTGATGATGATGAAGTTTATATAGATAATATTACTTTAAGTGATGGAGATATATCATTTTCAAGAACTAAAAAATCATATGATATAAATGTTGCACAATCAGTTAGCGAAATAAGAATAAAAGCAGATCCAGAAAATGAAGATGATGATGTTGTTACTATCAATGGTGTTACTGTGGATGGAGAAGATAAATATAGAAAAACAGTAGCTTTAAGTAGTGGTAAGAATGTAGTTACTATAGTAGTTGAAGACCATGATGGGGAAAATGGAAACAAAGAAACATATACCTTGAATATTTATAGGGGAGGTAGTGTGGCTACAACAACAACTACAGGTGAAATTGATGATAACCAAGATTCTATATATTTAGATGACATAGTTATAGAAGATGGAACAGTTCCAATCAGTTTTAGACCTAGGGTTACTTCTTATGCTGTAGATGTAAAAAAAGACTGGGAAAATGTAATAATTAAAGCTGTGCCACAAGATGATGATCGTATAGTTAGAGTTAATGGTAGTAAGCTAAGTTATGATGGAAAGTTTAGAACTCAATTGGCATTAAAAGAGGGGAAAAATGTATTTGAAGTAAAGGTTACTAATGAAGATGAGTATGACTCAAAAGATGATAGTTCTGATGCTGTAAAGTATAAGCAAAGAACCTATACTTTAACAGTATATAGAGGTACAAGCCAAGGAACAGCAACAGGGATTACTTCTACTAATACTGCAAATAATAATACTAATGTAAATGCTAATATTAAAGTTAGTCAATGGGTAAGTAATAATGGTAAGTGGCAATATAATGATGCACTTGGTAATTCTTTGAAAAATATGTGGTTCTTAGATAAGAGTACTTCATATTGGTATTATTTAGATGCAAATGGTGATATGAAAACTGGCTGGATTCAAGATGGAAGTGGGAATTATTATTATCTATATCCAAATGGAGCAATGGCTAGTAATACAACCATTGATGGTTATAAACTAGGTTCTAATGGTGCGTGGAGTAAGTAG
- a CDS encoding polysaccharide biosynthesis protein: MFKDKTLLITGGTGSFGNAVLKRFLNTDIKEIRIFSRDEKKQDDMRRLYKNDKIKFYIGDVRDLASIKNAMYSVDYIFHAAALKQVPSCEFFPMEAVKTNIIGTDNVLTAAIEYEVKKVICLSTDKAAYPINAMGISKAMMEKVFVAKSRTVSPDKTVICGTRYGNVMASRGSVIPLFVDQIKSGQPLTVTNPDMTRFLMSLEEAVELVVFAFQNAEAGDIMVQKSPASTIGDLAQAIKELFHVDNEIKIIGTRHGEKLYETLLTKEEYIHSEDMEGFFRVPADKRDLNYDRYFVDGDEQLSTEDEYNSHNTEILNIEQIKEKLLKLDYIKQELEMLKLVDEVAFTK, from the coding sequence ATGTTCAAAGATAAAACATTACTAATAACAGGTGGTACTGGTTCTTTTGGAAATGCAGTGCTTAAAAGATTTTTAAATACAGATATAAAGGAAATTCGTATATTTTCTAGGGATGAGAAAAAGCAGGATGATATGCGAAGATTATATAAAAACGATAAAATAAAGTTTTACATAGGAGATGTTAGGGATTTAGCTAGTATAAAAAATGCAATGTATAGTGTTGATTATATATTTCATGCAGCGGCATTAAAACAAGTTCCTTCTTGTGAATTCTTTCCAATGGAAGCTGTAAAAACTAATATTATTGGAACTGATAATGTTCTTACAGCTGCTATAGAATATGAAGTGAAAAAGGTAATATGTCTTTCAACTGATAAGGCAGCTTATCCAATAAATGCTATGGGAATTTCTAAGGCTATGATGGAAAAGGTCTTTGTCGCTAAGTCAAGGACTGTATCACCAGATAAAACTGTAATTTGTGGTACAAGATACGGTAATGTTATGGCATCGCGTGGCTCTGTAATTCCTTTATTTGTTGATCAAATAAAAAGTGGGCAACCATTAACGGTAACTAATCCTGATATGACAAGGTTTCTTATGAGTCTTGAAGAAGCGGTAGAACTTGTAGTATTTGCATTTCAAAATGCAGAGGCGGGAGACATAATGGTACAAAAATCACCTGCATCTACAATAGGTGATTTAGCACAAGCAATAAAAGAATTATTCCATGTTGATAATGAGATTAAAATAATAGGAACTCGTCATGGAGAAAAATTATATGAAACATTATTAACCAAAGAAGAATATATTCATTCAGAAGACATGGAAGGTTTCTTTAGAGTTCCAGCAGACAAAAGAGATCTTAACTACGATAGATATTTTGTAGACGGCGATGAACAGCTCTCTACAGAAGACGAATATAATTCACATAACACAGAAATTTTAAATATAGAACAAATTAAGGAAAAACTATTAAAGCTTGATTATATAAAACAAGAACTAGAAATGCTAAAATTAGTAGATGAAGTTGCTTTTACAAAGTAG
- a CDS encoding SDR family oxidoreductase: MLLVTGITGHSGRYFLQELIKNKYDGCIRCIIRETSDSLLLDSCGLNIDKVIGDLSDQEFMNKAMVGIDTVVHIGSIFYSVTLTRAAVKNNVKRAIIIHTTGIYSRYKSASEEYKSIELTMEKIIKQSNSTIGLIYLRPTMIYGYINDRNMIVFIKMVDKLRLFPIIDYGKNLLQPVSGRDLGKAYYQLLIKSEIISGDYVLSGEKPISMLEMFKSISYNLNKKTTFISVPLGLGVFMARCLKVCTFGKVDYIEKVQRMGEDRNFPHDQAKRDFGYKPMPFNDELKIEIEEYLNTVK; encoded by the coding sequence ATGTTATTAGTTACAGGAATCACAGGGCACAGTGGAAGATATTTTCTTCAAGAGCTTATTAAAAATAAATATGATGGATGTATCCGTTGTATTATTAGAGAAACATCGGACTCATTATTATTAGATAGTTGTGGATTAAATATAGACAAGGTTATCGGTGATTTAAGTGACCAAGAGTTTATGAATAAAGCCATGGTTGGTATTGATACGGTAGTGCATATAGGTTCAATTTTTTATTCAGTTACTTTGACTAGAGCAGCTGTGAAAAATAATGTTAAGAGAGCAATAATTATTCACACAACTGGTATTTATTCGAGATATAAGAGTGCATCAGAAGAGTATAAGAGTATAGAATTAACTATGGAAAAAATTATTAAACAGAGTAATTCAACAATAGGTCTTATATACTTAAGGCCTACTATGATTTATGGGTACATAAATGACAGAAATATGATTGTATTTATAAAAATGGTAGATAAACTCAGATTATTTCCTATTATTGATTATGGTAAGAACTTGTTACAACCTGTCAGTGGTAGAGACCTTGGAAAGGCATACTATCAATTATTAATAAAATCTGAAATTATTAGTGGAGATTATGTCCTATCAGGAGAAAAACCAATCTCCATGTTAGAAATGTTTAAATCAATAAGTTATAACTTAAATAAGAAAACTACCTTTATTAGTGTGCCTTTAGGATTAGGAGTATTCATGGCAAGATGCCTTAAGGTATGTACTTTTGGAAAGGTTGATTATATAGAAAAAGTTCAGCGAATGGGAGAAGATAGAAATTTTCCACATGACCAAGCAAAAAGAGACTTTGGATATAAGCCTATGCCTTTTAATGACGAATTGAAAATAGAAATTGAAGAATATTTAAATACGGTTAAATAA
- a CDS encoding glycosyltransferase family 4 protein: MKILVVCQYYYPEPFRISDICETLVKNGHEVTVLTGLPNYPEGRILDDYRHGKKRKETINGVKIIRCFEIGRGKSHLKLFLNYFSYAVSATLKALFMKEEFDVVLVNQLSPVMMGIPAMAYKKKHHKKILFYCLDLWPDSLAAGGIKEDSSIYKLFYKISRWIYSSADIILVTSSMFKDYFENTLKINNINIKHLPQYAEDLFVQSENNTVVQSVAISESKIYNFVFAGNIGDMQSVDTIVKAANELREFTNIIFHIVGDGSKSDECKRIAHDLRASNVLFHGRRSLEEMPYFYGMADAMLITLKDNKTLSYTLPGKVQSYMAAGKPIIGAINGEARRVIEEADCGLCCIAEDYKGLADLILEFCNSDKKEQMVANSQRFYLENYSKERFMTVLEEALINLEEKQHVQR; the protein is encoded by the coding sequence ATGAAGATACTAGTTGTTTGTCAGTATTACTATCCAGAGCCTTTTAGAATTTCAGATATATGTGAAACCCTTGTAAAAAATGGACATGAGGTAACTGTTTTAACTGGTCTCCCTAATTATCCAGAGGGACGTATTCTTGATGATTACCGTCATGGAAAGAAAAGAAAAGAAACAATTAATGGCGTTAAAATTATTAGATGTTTTGAAATAGGTAGGGGAAAAAGCCATTTAAAATTATTTTTAAATTATTTTAGTTATGCAGTATCAGCAACATTAAAAGCATTATTTATGAAGGAAGAATTTGATGTTGTATTAGTAAATCAGCTATCACCTGTAATGATGGGAATTCCAGCAATGGCTTATAAGAAGAAGCATCATAAGAAAATATTATTTTATTGCTTAGACTTATGGCCAGATAGTTTGGCTGCTGGTGGAATTAAAGAAGATTCAAGTATTTATAAGTTATTTTATAAAATATCTAGGTGGATTTATAGTTCGGCAGACATTATATTAGTTACATCAAGTATGTTTAAGGATTATTTTGAGAATACTCTTAAAATAAATAATATTAATATAAAACACTTGCCACAATATGCAGAGGATTTGTTTGTGCAAAGTGAAAATAATACTGTTGTTCAAAGTGTAGCTATAAGTGAAAGTAAAATATATAATTTTGTTTTTGCTGGTAATATTGGTGATATGCAGAGCGTGGATACTATAGTCAAAGCAGCTAATGAACTAAGGGAGTTCACTAATATTATTTTTCATATCGTAGGGGATGGCTCGAAATCAGATGAATGCAAGCGAATTGCTCATGACTTGAGAGCATCTAATGTATTGTTTCATGGAAGACGATCCCTTGAAGAAATGCCATACTTTTATGGAATGGCTGATGCAATGCTAATTACTTTAAAAGATAACAAAACTTTATCATATACATTGCCTGGTAAAGTACAATCCTATATGGCAGCTGGAAAACCGATTATAGGTGCTATTAATGGTGAAGCTAGACGTGTTATAGAAGAAGCTGATTGTGGATTATGTTGCATTGCAGAAGATTATAAAGGCTTAGCAGATTTAATATTAGAGTTTTGTAATAGTGATAAAAAAGAACAAATGGTAGCAAACTCTCAGAGATTCTATCTTGAAAACTATAGCAAAGAAAGATTTATGACAGTGTTGGAAGAAGCACTAATTAATTTGGAGGAAAAACAACATGTTCAAAGATAA
- a CDS encoding O-antigen ligase family protein, with protein MDNYRNSSKEKSFNFFLPIALILSMIPLIVRMAIVKIDVSTANIWESSTQTDLFSQKKAFYLMIFSIFLIIISVIFFKKIFSKKDKIVNYILISCGVFFLFTLLSAIFSKYKEVSFYGIFDRAEGLITIACYMVLFVYSIYTFKNTKDYKYIITPLLILVAINAFLGLFQFIGQDLIKTSLGTSIVFPSEYKIDGSKINLSNGNSIYGTLFNSNYVGSFASIVLPILFCLTIFEDEVMKKIMLFIGTLLSVWLLIGSDARSGVIGVFCATIFGVVVFWRLLIKKWKSFLIAFISILVLLLGASFASKGVLNRFTALTQDVSSLFTSTSDFDYKEHTPVKDIKHVDKGVQVILPNETLNITYGNDGFVFKNSKDEVIPFLKGDKIYSPTVQAFSNISFLFGKVDNKSVTSDILLLQVDGHPTFTFKLKTDNSIHLINANSKQFADIEFPKTFGFNGKEKLGSARGYIWSRSLPLLKDNFILGGGPDTFAFRFPQNDLIGKYYALGTPNQIVDKAHNLYLQIALNYGVVALIGFMAIMLIYLVDSFKLYAFKEKYEKSQILGAVNSFGVIGYLFAGMFNDSVVSVSPVFWIILGVGVSLNYMNRKACN; from the coding sequence ATGGATAATTACAGAAACTCTTCTAAAGAAAAATCTTTTAATTTTTTCTTACCTATTGCACTTATATTATCAATGATACCTTTAATTGTTCGTATGGCAATTGTTAAGATCGATGTTTCTACTGCTAATATATGGGAATCTTCAACTCAAACTGATTTGTTTTCACAAAAGAAAGCATTTTATTTAATGATTTTTTCTATTTTTCTGATTATTATTAGCGTCATCTTTTTCAAGAAAATATTCAGTAAAAAAGATAAGATTGTAAATTACATATTAATATCATGCGGTGTATTCTTTCTTTTCACTTTACTTTCTGCAATCTTTTCAAAATATAAAGAAGTCTCTTTTTATGGGATTTTTGACAGAGCTGAAGGTTTAATTACTATAGCTTGCTATATGGTTCTTTTTGTATATTCAATTTATACCTTTAAAAATACTAAGGACTATAAATACATTATTACTCCGCTTTTAATTTTAGTAGCTATCAATGCCTTTTTAGGTCTTTTTCAATTCATAGGGCAAGATCTAATTAAAACCAGCTTAGGTACTTCTATAGTTTTCCCTAGCGAATATAAAATTGATGGTTCCAAAATAAATTTAAGCAACGGGAATTCAATTTATGGCACTTTATTCAACAGTAACTATGTTGGTAGTTTTGCTTCTATTGTTTTGCCAATATTATTTTGTTTAACAATTTTTGAAGATGAGGTTATGAAAAAAATAATGTTATTTATCGGGACTCTACTTTCAGTATGGTTACTGATTGGTAGTGATGCTCGTTCAGGAGTTATTGGTGTTTTTTGTGCAACTATATTTGGTGTTGTTGTATTTTGGAGATTACTTATTAAGAAGTGGAAAAGTTTTTTAATAGCTTTTATATCTATATTAGTATTACTCCTAGGTGCTAGTTTTGCATCTAAAGGAGTACTTAATAGATTTACCGCTCTGACGCAAGATGTTAGTAGTCTTTTTACTAGCACTAGTGATTTTGATTATAAAGAGCATACTCCTGTTAAGGATATAAAACATGTAGATAAAGGTGTGCAAGTTATATTACCTAATGAGACTTTAAATATAACTTATGGAAATGATGGGTTTGTATTTAAAAATTCTAAAGACGAAGTTATACCATTTTTAAAAGGTGATAAAATATATTCGCCCACCGTTCAGGCTTTTAGTAATATTTCATTTTTGTTTGGTAAAGTAGATAACAAATCTGTTACTTCAGATATTCTTCTTTTACAAGTCGATGGACACCCAACATTTACATTCAAATTAAAAACTGATAATAGCATTCATTTAATAAATGCTAATAGTAAGCAATTTGCAGATATAGAATTTCCAAAGACATTCGGATTTAACGGTAAAGAAAAACTTGGTTCTGCTAGAGGATATATTTGGTCAAGATCACTACCTTTACTTAAAGATAATTTTATTCTTGGAGGAGGTCCTGATACCTTTGCTTTTAGATTCCCTCAAAATGATTTAATAGGTAAATACTATGCTTTGGGTACACCTAATCAAATTGTAGATAAAGCACATAATCTTTATTTACAAATAGCTCTAAATTACGGTGTAGTTGCCTTAATAGGATTTATGGCTATCATGCTCATTTATCTTGTTGACAGCTTTAAGTTATATGCTTTTAAAGAAAAATATGAAAAATCTCAAATATTAGGTGCAGTAAATTCTTTCGGTGTTATTGGATATCTATTTGCTGGAATGTTTAATGATTCAGTTGTTAGTGTTTCTCCTGTATTTTGGATAATCTTAGGCGTTGGGGTTTCACTTAACTATATGAACAGAAAAGCTTGCAATTAA
- a CDS encoding capsular polysaccharide biosynthesis protein CapF, with amino-acid sequence MKILVTGANGFVGKNLIAELNNRGYKDIFKFDIDTDKSLLSKYAKNCEFIFHLAGVNRPKDEKEYMKGNFGFTSELLDLLKEHNNKSPILITSSIQAERDNPYGKSKRAGEELLFDYSNETGATALVYRLHNLFGKWSKPNYNTVVATYCYNIARDLDIQINNTEAELKLCYIDDVLDEFIRALEGRPTQNGEYCCVTVSHQIKLGYLAEKIRLFKKSRTDLSIPNMEDELTKKLYSTYLSFLPENEFSYDLKMNCDNRGSFTEFIRTLDRGQVSVNVAKPGITKGNHWHHTKNEKFLVVSGTGLIRFRKIDSDEIIEYSVNGEKLQVVDIPTGYTHSIVNIGDTDMVTVMWANEAFNPEKPDTYFLEV; translated from the coding sequence ATGAAAATATTGGTTACAGGAGCAAATGGATTTGTAGGTAAAAATCTTATTGCAGAGCTTAATAATAGAGGATATAAAGATATATTTAAATTTGACATAGATACAGATAAATCGTTATTAAGTAAGTATGCTAAAAACTGCGAATTTATTTTTCATCTTGCAGGAGTTAATAGACCTAAGGATGAAAAAGAATATATGAAAGGTAATTTTGGCTTCACATCTGAACTTTTAGATCTTTTAAAAGAGCATAATAATAAGTCGCCAATTTTAATTACTTCTTCTATTCAAGCTGAAAGAGATAATCCTTATGGGAAAAGCAAAAGAGCAGGTGAAGAGTTGCTATTCGACTATAGTAATGAAACAGGAGCAACAGCTTTAGTGTACAGATTACATAATCTTTTTGGAAAGTGGAGTAAGCCTAATTATAACACAGTTGTAGCTACATATTGTTATAACATAGCTAGGGATTTGGATATACAGATAAATAATACTGAAGCAGAACTGAAATTATGTTATATAGATGACGTCTTAGATGAATTTATAAGAGCCTTAGAAGGTAGGCCTACTCAAAATGGTGAATACTGTTGTGTTACAGTGAGTCATCAGATTAAATTAGGGTATTTAGCAGAAAAGATAAGACTCTTTAAAAAAAGCAGAACAGATTTAAGTATTCCTAATATGGAAGATGAGCTTACTAAAAAGCTTTACAGTACATATTTAAGCTTTCTACCGGAGAATGAGTTTTCCTATGATTTAAAGATGAATTGTGATAATAGAGGTTCCTTTACTGAATTTATTAGAACTCTTGATAGAGGGCAGGTATCAGTAAATGTAGCAAAACCAGGAATTACGAAGGGAAATCATTGGCATCATACTAAAAATGAAAAATTCTTAGTGGTAAGTGGTACTGGATTAATTCGTTTTAGAAAAATAGATTCAGATGAAATTATAGAATACTCCGTTAATGGAGAAAAGCTTCAAGTAGTTGATATACCAACAGGCTATACTCACTCCATTGTAAATATAGGTGATACGGATATGGTTACAGTAATGTGGGCTAATGAAGCCTTTAATCCTGAAAAGCCAGATACTTATTTTTTGGAGGTTTAA
- a CDS encoding polysaccharide biosynthesis tyrosine autokinase, with the protein MEETTLDLRDLFKIIKRRKWIVICITLLSIFCGLIISFIPQNIVPVEKKKELYKSTASIVIGTFPDLESDNIKDITILNQQIVQTYGTVASSRTVAEKTVEELNLDMKTDEFMRKIKVISNPGAQVITIHYADKEDGNQQTILNSYIKNFIKEAQNIYPTGKLKILDEPSEVEKIAEDDYLKLIGTPTQAQTNVQTNTQEKSKNKKLILAISLILGLMVGFGVAFVVEYIDNSLKKKEEAEEILKSTTLTIIPKDKPKEKENINEAFRTLRTNLQLKEDKIFTVTSTSKEDGKTMVSVNLAKTFAEAGFKTLIIDGNGRNPRINEAFNLQITKGISEILYEENTSLINESNSVLLNTDVKNLNILSWGNEKLNPADLLSKSNLEELLKELKNKFDYIVIDTTSMVNYCDAQIFSKVSDGTLIVSTEGKTDKNETVRMKELIDISGINVIGIVWREGNF; encoded by the coding sequence ATGGAAGAAACAACACTAGATTTAAGGGATTTATTTAAAATTATAAAAAGGAGAAAATGGATTGTTATATGTATAACTCTATTGAGTATTTTCTGTGGATTGATTATAAGTTTTATACCACAAAATATTGTTCCTGTAGAAAAGAAAAAAGAGCTTTATAAATCTACAGCTAGTATAGTTATAGGAACATTTCCGGATTTAGAAAGTGATAATATAAAAGACATAACTATTTTAAATCAACAAATAGTACAAACATATGGAACTGTTGCATCATCAAGAACTGTTGCGGAGAAAACTGTAGAAGAATTAAATTTAGACATGAAGACTGATGAATTCATGCGTAAAATAAAAGTTATTTCTAATCCAGGGGCTCAGGTAATAACAATACACTATGCAGATAAAGAAGATGGTAATCAACAGACAATTTTGAATTCATATATAAAGAATTTTATAAAAGAAGCACAAAATATATATCCTACAGGTAAGCTTAAAATATTAGACGAGCCTTCAGAGGTAGAAAAAATTGCTGAAGATGATTATTTAAAGCTAATAGGCACACCAACTCAAGCACAAACTAATGTGCAAACTAATACACAAGAAAAATCTAAAAATAAGAAATTAATACTTGCTATATCACTTATATTAGGACTTATGGTTGGATTTGGAGTAGCTTTTGTAGTAGAATATATTGATAATAGTTTAAAAAAGAAAGAAGAAGCAGAGGAAATATTAAAGTCAACTACTTTAACTATCATTCCTAAGGACAAACCAAAGGAAAAAGAAAATATAAATGAAGCTTTTAGAACTTTGAGAACAAATTTACAGTTGAAGGAAGATAAGATATTTACTGTTACAAGTACATCTAAAGAGGATGGAAAAACTATGGTTAGTGTAAATTTAGCTAAAACTTTTGCTGAGGCTGGTTTTAAAACTTTAATTATAGATGGAAATGGTAGAAATCCCAGGATAAATGAAGCTTTTAATTTACAAATTACTAAGGGAATAAGTGAAATATTGTATGAAGAAAATACTTCTTTAATAAATGAGAGTAATTCAGTTTTATTAAATACTGATGTTAAAAATTTAAATATTTTATCTTGGGGAAATGAAAAGCTAAATCCAGCAGATTTACTTAGTAAAAGTAATCTAGAAGAATTATTAAAGGAATTAAAAAATAAATTTGATTATATAGTTATTGATACAACATCAATGGTTAACTATTGTGATGCTCAAATTTTTTCTAAGGTGTCAGATGGAACTTTAATAGTATCAACTGAGGGAAAAACGGATAAGAATGAAACTGTTAGAATGAAGGAACTTATAGATATTTCGGGCATAAATGTTATAGGAATAGTTTGGAGAGAAGGTAATTTTTAA
- a CDS encoding sugar transferase produces MKRFLEILVSLILLIILSPLFLIISILIKLNSKGPVFFTQMRIGENNHLFKFYKFRTMRVGTPNVATDRLEDAKSYMTSVGRLVRKTSLDEIPQLINIFKGDMTFVGPRPALYNQYKLKELRTQAGVHVLVPGVTGWAQINGRDHNDDFQKTELDRYYLENKSVKLDIKILFMTVFKVLRAEGVLEGKNKHIEEVEHNDSIGN; encoded by the coding sequence ATGAAGAGGTTTTTGGAGATATTGGTTAGTTTAATATTATTAATAATATTGTCACCTTTATTTTTAATAATATCAATATTAATAAAGTTAAATTCCAAAGGACCAGTATTTTTTACACAAATGAGAATAGGGGAGAACAATCACTTATTTAAATTTTATAAATTTAGAACAATGAGGGTTGGAACACCAAATGTAGCAACTGATAGACTTGAAGATGCAAAAAGCTATATGACATCTGTTGGAAGGCTCGTAAGAAAAACAAGTTTAGATGAAATTCCACAATTAATTAACATATTTAAGGGGGACATGACATTTGTTGGACCAAGGCCAGCTTTATATAATCAATATAAGTTAAAAGAATTAAGAACTCAGGCAGGTGTCCATGTATTAGTGCCAGGGGTTACAGGCTGGGCACAAATAAATGGAAGAGATCATAATGATGATTTTCAAAAGACAGAACTTGATAGATATTATTTGGAGAATAAATCAGTTAAATTAGATATAAAGATATTGTTTATGACAGTATTTAAGGTGCTAAGGGCTGAAGGCGTACTTGAGGGTAAAAATAAACATATAGAAGAAGTTGAGCATAATGATAGTATTGGGAACTAG